From a region of the Prosthecobacter vanneervenii genome:
- a CDS encoding fused MFS/spermidine synthase → MSRSTSPKTPETPAVENAYAHQIRLFLGAVCFFAGAAIMVVEISAFRLLAPYFGNTIYTSTALIGVILVAFSVGGYLGGRLADRKPALDLIGWLLAAAAVLTLFIPALHMVFSLGLSAYGVITGPLLISLVLFACPGVLLGAVSPASVRFYSLTQKDTHVGMAAGTISMLGSLGSFVGTFVSGFYLLANFGVRGIFVGAGAVLLLLAVASFILAKKAGGPQVQVLIAGLIAGVVGGTSERPPLIGLIHERESFYHHISVYDEGEAPHRRRTLALDSTQEGGMNPDTGELILPYQEYWKLALLREPAEVSSALFIGAGAFGMPENVSRDFPKAAVDVVEIDPQVIEVGRKYFKLDEYPRVNAHADDARRFLRQAGGQKWDLIFGDAYNGRHAIPSHLATREFFQLVADHLEPKGVYVMNIIAAVNGPKADLTAGMVATLRQVFPSVEAFGVGYRKDEPQNVILMCSRENVRALMTDRYVTPGSWQEKLIRTLVPAGTVPRSQVVFSDDHNPVDAIIARGLLE, encoded by the coding sequence ATGTCACGATCCACTTCCCCCAAGACTCCCGAGACCCCTGCTGTGGAGAATGCCTACGCTCATCAAATACGTCTGTTTCTAGGGGCGGTGTGCTTCTTTGCCGGAGCGGCGATCATGGTGGTGGAGATCAGCGCCTTCCGGCTGCTGGCCCCGTATTTTGGCAACACGATCTACACCTCCACGGCGCTGATCGGAGTGATCTTGGTGGCCTTCAGCGTAGGCGGCTATCTGGGCGGGCGGCTGGCGGACCGGAAGCCGGCACTGGACCTGATCGGATGGCTGCTGGCAGCTGCTGCGGTGCTGACGCTTTTCATTCCTGCGCTGCACATGGTTTTCAGCCTGGGGCTGAGCGCGTATGGAGTTATCACCGGGCCGCTCTTGATCTCGCTGGTGCTGTTTGCGTGTCCAGGGGTGCTGCTGGGTGCGGTGTCGCCGGCATCGGTGCGGTTTTACAGCCTGACGCAAAAGGACACTCATGTGGGCATGGCCGCAGGGACGATCAGCATGCTGGGGTCTCTGGGCAGCTTTGTGGGCACGTTTGTGTCGGGCTTTTACCTGCTGGCGAATTTTGGTGTGCGCGGCATTTTTGTGGGAGCTGGAGCGGTGCTGCTGCTGCTGGCGGTGGCCTCCTTCATCCTGGCCAAGAAAGCGGGCGGGCCGCAGGTGCAGGTGCTGATCGCGGGACTGATCGCCGGAGTGGTGGGCGGGACGTCTGAGCGGCCGCCGCTGATCGGCTTGATCCATGAGCGTGAGTCTTTCTACCACCACATTAGCGTCTATGATGAAGGAGAGGCACCGCACAGGCGCCGCACTCTGGCGCTGGACTCCACACAGGAGGGCGGGATGAATCCGGACACCGGAGAGCTGATCCTGCCCTACCAGGAGTACTGGAAGCTGGCGCTGCTGCGCGAGCCTGCGGAGGTGAGCAGCGCGCTCTTCATCGGCGCGGGCGCGTTTGGGATGCCGGAGAATGTGTCGCGCGATTTTCCGAAGGCGGCGGTGGACGTGGTGGAGATCGATCCGCAGGTGATCGAGGTGGGGCGCAAGTATTTCAAACTGGACGAGTACCCACGTGTGAATGCACATGCTGATGATGCGCGGCGGTTTCTGCGTCAGGCTGGTGGCCAGAAGTGGGATCTGATCTTTGGAGATGCGTACAACGGGCGGCATGCGATCCCCTCGCACCTGGCCACGCGGGAGTTTTTCCAACTGGTGGCCGACCACTTGGAGCCGAAGGGGGTGTATGTGATGAACATCATCGCGGCGGTGAACGGACCCAAGGCGGATCTCACGGCGGGGATGGTGGCCACGCTGCGGCAGGTGTTTCCCTCGGTGGAGGCTTTTGGCGTGGGCTACCGCAAGGATGAACCGCAGAACGTGATCCTGATGTGCTCGCGCGAGAATGTGCGTGCGCTGATGACCGACCGGTATGTGACGCCGGGATCGTGGCAGGAGAAGCTGATCCGCACGCTGGTGCCGGCGGGCACGGTGCCGCGCTCCCAGGTGGTGTTTTCAGACGATCACAATCCGGTG
- a CDS encoding nuclear transport factor 2 family protein produces MKNDDPALLTLVLKRLVLLSSFVILSAAFLSGCGAQEAASRVETADVREFLTHYFSTWSAKDMDGYGACFHEQARVVFVHQGAPHSYGLTDFLHGQKLSHATTTVPMTEVPTDMKILRDDRTAQASVRWKLTKGSEITTGTDCFTLIQTPAGWKIMSLVFYND; encoded by the coding sequence ATGAAGAATGACGATCCAGCGCTGCTGACCCTCGTGCTGAAAAGGCTGGTGCTGCTGTCGTCTTTCGTGATCCTGAGCGCGGCCTTTCTCTCCGGCTGCGGTGCGCAGGAGGCCGCGTCCCGAGTTGAGACGGCTGATGTGCGCGAGTTTCTGACGCATTATTTTTCCACGTGGTCCGCGAAGGACATGGACGGGTATGGCGCGTGTTTTCATGAGCAGGCGCGGGTGGTCTTTGTGCATCAGGGCGCTCCGCACAGCTATGGGCTGACCGATTTCCTGCATGGGCAGAAGCTGAGCCATGCGACCACGACGGTGCCGATGACCGAGGTGCCCACGGACATGAAGATCCTGCGCGATGACCGCACAGCGCAGGCCAGCGTGCGCTGGAAGCTGACGAAGGGCAGCGAGATCACCACCGGCACCGACTGTTTCACGCTCATCCAGACCCCGGCGGGCTGGAAAATCATGAGCCTGGTATTTTACAACGACTGA
- a CDS encoding ParB/RepB/Spo0J family partition protein: MAKPVLGKGLGALISASPAVSGVARVPALAQPAPGDVVNRVTLDQVVPSPLQPRKEFQSEMLTELMESIREHGIIQPLIVRRVNGKLELIAGERRFRASRELGLKEVPVIVREASDKDVLEMALIENLQREGLNPIEEAQAYSRLAKDFQMRQEDIAQRVGKNRATVANTMRLLELPGGIRDMLVGGKISTGHAKVLLMLKQHEEQERVAHQIVAKSLTVRATEKAVDAILHPPPPPAPKPTETDLTRAIQAVEQKLIQHLTTNVSIHHGEKKGRIEIDYYGVEDLNRILSVIGVEEEAFAEE, from the coding sequence ATGGCAAAACCGGTACTCGGCAAAGGACTCGGAGCACTCATTTCGGCATCTCCTGCGGTGTCGGGAGTGGCGCGTGTGCCTGCGCTGGCGCAGCCAGCCCCTGGAGACGTGGTGAACCGTGTGACGCTGGACCAGGTGGTGCCGAGCCCGCTGCAGCCGCGCAAGGAGTTCCAGTCCGAGATGCTCACAGAGTTGATGGAGTCCATCCGCGAGCATGGGATCATCCAGCCGCTGATCGTGCGCCGGGTGAATGGAAAGCTGGAGCTGATCGCGGGTGAGCGACGCTTCCGTGCGTCTCGCGAACTGGGGCTGAAGGAAGTGCCGGTGATCGTCCGCGAGGCCAGCGACAAGGACGTGCTGGAGATGGCTCTCATCGAGAACCTGCAGCGCGAGGGGCTGAACCCCATCGAAGAGGCGCAGGCCTACTCCCGCCTGGCCAAAGATTTCCAAATGCGGCAGGAGGACATTGCCCAGCGAGTGGGCAAGAACCGCGCCACCGTGGCCAACACGATGCGCCTGCTGGAACTGCCCGGCGGCATCCGCGACATGCTGGTGGGGGGCAAGATCTCCACGGGGCATGCGAAAGTGCTGCTGATGCTGAAGCAGCATGAGGAGCAGGAGCGTGTGGCACATCAGATCGTGGCCAAGAGCCTGACGGTGCGCGCCACTGAGAAGGCCGTGGATGCCATCCTGCATCCGCCGCCCCCGCCGGCACCCAAGCCGACGGAGACCGACCTGACGCGTGCGATTCAGGCGGTGGAGCAGAAGCTGATCCAGCACCTGACGACGAATGTGAGCATCCACCACGGGGAGAAGAAGGGGCGCATCGAGATCGACTACTACGGCGTGGAGGATCTGAACCGCATCCTGAGCGTGATCGGGGTGGAGGAAGAGGCCTTTGCGGAGGAGTAA
- a CDS encoding YicC/YloC family endoribonuclease, translating into MKSMTGFGRGEAQRPGVTWSVECSSVNRKQLEVAVNLPRELSELENAVRTEVAAAVSRGRVNVAVRRETGAAGTDSIHVDHALAAHYLHAMHALALKLDMPPDISLTDITRLPGVITQAQAETAAEDAWPPVQEALAAALKQLNTMRTTEGASLRSDIESRLSQIETLLDSIRTKAATVPEHHRKMLRQRLEDAGLPLPLDDERLVKEIALFADRTDISEELTRAASHVKQFRAYLDGGAPAGRSLDFLLQEFFREFNTMGSKCNNAEIAHHVVTAKTELEKIREQVQNAE; encoded by the coding sequence ATGAAAAGTATGACAGGATTTGGCCGGGGCGAGGCTCAGCGCCCCGGAGTCACTTGGAGCGTGGAATGCAGTTCCGTAAACCGCAAGCAGCTCGAAGTCGCCGTCAATCTCCCCCGTGAGCTCTCCGAACTCGAAAACGCCGTCCGCACAGAGGTCGCCGCCGCCGTCTCTCGTGGCCGCGTCAATGTCGCTGTCCGACGGGAAACCGGCGCCGCAGGCACTGACTCCATCCATGTGGACCACGCCCTCGCCGCCCATTACCTTCACGCCATGCATGCCCTCGCGCTCAAGCTGGACATGCCGCCGGACATCTCCCTCACAGACATCACCCGCCTCCCCGGCGTCATCACCCAAGCCCAGGCCGAAACCGCCGCCGAGGACGCCTGGCCCCCCGTCCAGGAGGCGCTGGCAGCTGCCCTGAAACAGCTCAACACCATGCGTACCACCGAGGGCGCCAGCCTCCGTAGCGACATCGAGTCCCGCCTCTCTCAGATCGAGACCCTCCTCGACTCCATCCGCACCAAGGCAGCCACCGTCCCCGAGCACCATCGCAAAATGCTCCGCCAGCGCCTCGAAGACGCCGGCCTCCCCCTCCCGCTCGACGACGAGCGCCTCGTCAAAGAAATCGCCCTCTTCGCCGACCGCACCGACATCTCCGAGGAGCTCACCCGTGCCGCCAGCCACGTAAAACAGTTCCGCGCGTACCTCGACGGCGGCGCTCCCGCCGGCCGCAGCCTCGACTTCCTCCTCCAGGAGTTTTTCCGCGAGTTCAACACCATGGGCTCCAAGTGCAACAACGCCGAAATCGCCCACCACGTCGTCACCGCCAAGACTGAACTCGAGAAGATCCGCGAGCAGGTGCAGAACGCAGAATGA
- a CDS encoding Gfo/Idh/MocA family protein has protein sequence MRPTRRLQALCILASGCVAALVGTPLMADDLRIGIIGLDTSHSEQFTLRLNDPANPNHIPGARVVVAFPGGSPDIEESKTRVEGFTATVRDKFGVRIVGSVAEACKDVDAVLLLSLEGRPRLEQMKQIIAAGKPVFMDKPVAVSLKDAVEIYRLAGAAQVPVFSASAVRWYPGVLEVANAEATPARSVISYGPAHVLPHHPDLFFYGIHPTEALFTVMGTGCLSVVRTTTASESVVTGLWAGGRTGTLQAIHEGAMAYKLIRFGDKQITEQKSEGDYTPMLREIVKFFQTKQPPVLPKQTLEIYAFMAAAEESKHRDGGRVTLREVMVKAGAPEAWLPEDGKAKHEMPKSVPKGLPKPSGS, from the coding sequence ATGCGCCCAACCCGACGCCTCCAAGCTCTTTGCATCCTCGCTTCGGGATGTGTGGCGGCGCTGGTCGGCACTCCTCTCATGGCGGACGACCTACGAATTGGCATCATCGGGCTGGACACCTCGCATTCGGAGCAGTTCACGCTGCGGCTGAATGATCCGGCGAATCCGAACCACATCCCGGGGGCGAGGGTGGTGGTGGCTTTTCCTGGTGGCAGCCCGGACATTGAGGAGAGCAAGACGCGCGTGGAAGGCTTTACGGCCACGGTGCGGGACAAATTTGGCGTGCGGATCGTGGGCAGCGTGGCGGAGGCGTGCAAGGATGTGGACGCGGTGCTGCTGCTGAGCCTGGAAGGACGCCCACGCCTGGAGCAGATGAAGCAGATCATTGCTGCTGGAAAGCCGGTCTTCATGGACAAGCCGGTGGCTGTCTCGCTGAAGGACGCGGTGGAGATCTACCGGCTGGCTGGAGCTGCGCAGGTGCCGGTCTTTAGCGCCTCGGCAGTGCGCTGGTATCCAGGAGTGCTAGAGGTGGCGAATGCGGAGGCAACACCTGCGCGCAGTGTGATCTCGTATGGCCCGGCGCATGTGCTGCCGCACCATCCGGACCTGTTTTTTTACGGCATCCACCCGACGGAGGCGCTCTTTACGGTGATGGGGACAGGATGTCTTTCTGTGGTGCGGACGACGACTGCGTCTGAGTCGGTGGTGACAGGGCTGTGGGCGGGCGGGCGCACAGGCACTCTGCAGGCGATCCATGAAGGGGCGATGGCGTACAAGCTGATCCGCTTTGGGGACAAGCAGATCACCGAGCAGAAGTCCGAGGGGGACTACACACCAATGCTGCGTGAGATTGTGAAGTTTTTCCAAACGAAGCAGCCGCCGGTATTGCCAAAGCAGACGCTGGAGATTTATGCGTTCATGGCTGCGGCGGAGGAGAGCAAGCACCGCGACGGAGGCCGTGTGACGCTGAGGGAAGTGATGGTGAAGGCTGGTGCGCCGGAGGCGTGGCTGCCGGAGGATGGCAAGGCGAAGCACGAGATGCCGAAGTCGGTGCCCAAGGGGTTGCCGAAGCCGAGCGGGTCGTGA
- a CDS encoding Gfo/Idh/MocA family protein, protein METVRLGIVGLGNMGKAHLANIRAGKIPGLRVTALCESVGTLPNLVEGEKAFTDVNAMIRSGHIDAILICTPHFSHTTIGIEALKAGLHVLVEKPISVHKADCERLIAAHTDKNKIFAAMFNMRTNACFKKVKDLIDSGELGAIRRVHWEVTNWFRTNYYYATGGWRGTWKGEGGGVLMNQCPHNLDLFQWLFGMPQRVRGFCQFGRFHEIEVEDDVTAVLQYDSGTTATFVTSTGEAPGINKLEISAEQGRLTVTDGTRIHFQRNRQQMSKFCMEAEAAFAMPESWHMDIHVDQTGGQHIEILQNFTNAILKGEKLLSPAEEGIRSVELANAILLSTWQDKTIELPMSSADYESLLIEKGEKSTFQKTKVVAKATSDDFAKSFR, encoded by the coding sequence ATGGAAACCGTCAGACTTGGCATCGTTGGGCTTGGAAACATGGGCAAGGCACACCTTGCAAACATTCGCGCTGGGAAGATCCCCGGCCTGCGCGTCACCGCGCTGTGCGAGAGCGTCGGCACCCTGCCGAACCTCGTCGAAGGCGAGAAGGCTTTCACCGATGTGAATGCCATGATCCGCAGCGGCCACATCGACGCCATCCTCATCTGCACCCCCCATTTCAGCCACACCACCATCGGCATCGAGGCCCTCAAGGCCGGACTCCACGTCCTGGTTGAAAAGCCCATCTCCGTCCACAAGGCCGACTGCGAACGCCTCATCGCCGCCCACACGGATAAAAACAAGATCTTCGCCGCCATGTTCAACATGCGCACCAACGCCTGCTTCAAGAAGGTCAAAGACCTCATCGACAGCGGCGAGCTCGGCGCCATCCGCCGCGTCCACTGGGAGGTCACCAACTGGTTCCGCACCAATTACTACTACGCCACTGGCGGCTGGCGCGGCACCTGGAAGGGCGAAGGCGGCGGCGTCCTCATGAACCAGTGCCCGCACAATCTCGACCTCTTCCAGTGGCTCTTCGGCATGCCCCAGCGTGTGCGTGGCTTCTGTCAGTTCGGCCGCTTCCATGAGATCGAGGTCGAGGACGACGTCACCGCAGTCCTCCAGTACGACAGCGGCACCACCGCCACCTTCGTCACCAGCACCGGCGAGGCTCCTGGCATCAATAAGCTCGAAATCTCCGCCGAGCAGGGTCGCCTCACCGTCACCGACGGCACCCGAATCCACTTCCAGCGCAACCGCCAGCAGATGAGCAAGTTCTGCATGGAAGCCGAAGCCGCCTTCGCCATGCCCGAAAGCTGGCACATGGACATCCATGTGGACCAGACCGGCGGTCAGCACATCGAGATCCTGCAGAACTTCACCAACGCCATCCTCAAGGGTGAGAAACTCCTCTCCCCCGCCGAAGAAGGCATCCGCAGCGTCGAACTCGCCAACGCCATCCTCCTCTCCACCTGGCAGGACAAGACCATCGAGCTCCCCATGTCATCCGCCGACTACGAGAGCCTCCTCATCGAAAAGGGCGAAAAATCCACCTTCCAGAAGACCAAGGTCGTCGCCAAAGCCACCTCCGACGACTTCGCCAAGAGCTTCCGCTAA